A window from Mangifera indica cultivar Alphonso chromosome 2, CATAS_Mindica_2.1, whole genome shotgun sequence encodes these proteins:
- the LOC123209144 gene encoding uncharacterized protein LOC123209144: protein MDNINQKDINRASVTSSSTCCSSSLEAPTVVQESREVDELQRMPLAPTLWKNKKMLSKQLSMRETPRDIAWERRRRQILRQERRKSHDANDPDQYLTDEDLNELKGCIELGFGFNEEEGQQLTPTLPALDLYFAVNRQLSISPVSTPRSAQHSTSSFGGSSSSFGSPRSDSDWKICSPGDNPQQVKTKLRHWAQAVACSVMQSSQSDIP from the exons ATGGATAACATTAATCAGAAGGATATTAATCGTGCAAGTGTGACGTCGTCGTCTACGTGTTGTTCATCTTCGTTAGAAGCGCCGACGGTAGTGCAGGAGTCGAGGGAGGTAGATGAGTTGCAGCGGATGCCGTTGGCTCCGACGTTGTGGAAGAACAAGAAGATGTTGTCGAAGCAGCTGTCCATGCGTGAAACGCCGCGTGACATTGCATGGGAGAGGCGGCGGCGCCAGATTTTGCGGCAAGAGCGGCGAAAATCGCATGACGCTAATGATCCGGACCAGTACTTGACCGATGAAGACTTGAATGAATTGAAAGGATGCATCGAGCTTGGTTTTGGATTCAACGAAGAAGAGGGTCAGCAATTAACCCCCACATTGCCGGCTTTGGACCTTTATTTCGCTGTCAACCGTCAGCTTTCTATCAGCCCAGTCTCAACCCCGCGGAGCGCCCAACATTCCACCTCCTCATTCGGCGGTAGTTCATCCTCATTCGGTAGTCCAAGGAGCGACTCGGATTGGAAAATTTGTAGCCCAG GGGACAATCCTCAGCAGGTGAAGACGAAGTTGAGACATTGGGCACAAGCAGTGGCATGTTCTGTGATGCAATCCTCCCAAAGTGACATTCCATGA
- the LOC123208672 gene encoding receptor-like protein kinase ANXUR1 → MFTNTLFLSSLVCLIVVFVSPIDVVISADESILLSCGSNDGGMDSDGRKWESDAKYTSSESKMTKATNQDSSLPSAIPYMTARVFTKEGTYKLTVKENQRYWIRFYFYPATYPDLKVTNSYFSLDANGITLLNNFSASITAEATERAYIFKEYSLAPMNSGSLELKLRPSDKYPGSFAFINGIELVPIPGLFDKAPLVGSKDKNMEFQSSNIQTMFRLNVAGQYIPPKDDSDGLKRSWYDDSPYIWGAGVGANIKAENTTIQYGDLPSYIAPLDVYSTARSMGPNPDVNLGYNLTWIFQIDGNFTYLVRLHFCEFVMDSENQRVFNIYINDQPAQVSPHPADVIAWTKKKDVPTYKDYAIVVDDKPGDKELRVAMSPSPVSKPEYYDAILNGLEIFKIANGKNLAGPNPKKEEPPPMVEDKSKSSENEDNKTNMNVIGGAVGGVAAFGLIAALCIVVSRKKKRVAGQDTYTSSWLPIGQSHTSSKSTISGRSNGSSHISAMAQGLCRRFSLPEIKHATKNFSESNVIGVGGFGKVYKGVIDDKMKVAIKRSNPSSEQGVNEFFTEIEMLSKLRHKHLVSLIGFCEEDNEMCLVYDYMALGTLREHLYKTKRPKLSWKQRLDICIGAARGLHYLHTGAKYTIIHRDVKTTNILLDENWIAKVSDFGLSKTGPNMENGHVSTVVKGSFGYLDPEYFRRQQLTEKSDIYSFGVVLFEVLCARPALNPNLPKEQVSLADWALQCKRKGVLEDIIDPHIKGQISQECLNKFADTAEKCLSDVGYERPSMGDVLWNLEFALQLVDNPDGISISGRSYSSEDALITRYNPTENEHENSDGSDGSSIIFSQIVNPTGR, encoded by the coding sequence ATGTTCACCAATACCCTTTTTCTATCTTCTCTTGTTTGTTTAATTGTTGTTTTCGTCAGTCCCATTGATGTTGTTATTAGTGCTGATGAATCAATTCTTTTGAGCTGCGGCTCAAACGATGGTGGCATGGATTCGGATGGCCGAAAATGGGAGTCGGATGCCAAATATACTTCTAGTGAATCTAAAATGACCAAAGCTACAAATCAGGATTCTTCTTTACCTTCTGCAATTCCATATATGACTGCCAGAGTTTTTACAAAAGAAGGAACCTATAAACTAACAGTAAAAGAAAACCAGCGCTATTGGattagattttatttctatCCTGCAACTTATCCGGACCTGAAAGTCACCAACTCATATTTCTCTTTGGATGCAAATGGTATTACCCTCTTGAATAATTTTAGTGCTTCAATCACTGCTGAAGCCACTGAAAGAGCTTACATTTTTAAGGAGTATTCTCTGGCTCCAATGAATTCTGGTAGTCTGGAACTCAAACTTAGGCCTTCTGATAAGTATCCTGGAAGTTTCGCTTTTATTAACGGTATAGAGTTGGTTCCGATTCCGGGCTTGTTTGATAAAGCTCCGTTGGTTGGATCGAAAGACAAAAATATGGAGTTTCAGAGTTCGAATATACAGACGATGTTCAGATTGAATGTTGCAGGTCAGTATATTCCTCCCAAGGATGACTCTGATGGTCTAAAGAGGAGTTGGTATGATGATTCGCCTTATATATGGGGAGCTGGAGTTGGGGCCAATATTAAGGCTGAAAATACTACAATTCAGTACGGAGATTTGCCATCCTATATAGCCCCTTTAGATGTTTACTCAACTGCAAGATCAATGGGACCTAATCCTGATGTGAATTTGGGTTACAATCTCACTTGGATTTTTCAAATTGATGGTAATTTCACATACCTAGTGAGGCTACATTTCTGTGAGTTCGTAATGGATAGTGAGAATCAGAGAGTGTTCAATATTTACATCAATGATCAGCCTGCCCAGGTATCTCCACACCCAGCTGATGTAATTGCCTGgaccaaaaaaaaagatgtGCCCACATATAAAGATTATGCCATAGTTGTTGATGATAAGCCGGGTGATAAAGAGCTGCGAGTTGCAATGTCACCATCGCCTGTGTCAAAGCCTGAATATTATGATGCAATTCTGAATGGATTAGAGATATTCAAGATAGCAAATGGGAAGAACTTGGCAGGTCCTAATCCGAAGAAGGAAGAACCGCCGCCCATGGTTGAAGATAAGTCAAAGTCTTCTGAGAATGAAGATAATAAAACTAACATGAATGTGATTGGAGGAGCTGTTGGAGGGGTTGCTGCATTTGGCCTGATCGCTGCATTGTGCATTGTTGTTTCCCGAAAGAAGAAGAGAGTCGCTGGCCAGGACACATATACTTCAAGCTGGCTGCCTATTGGACAAAGTCATACATCAAGCAAATCAACAATCTCCGGAAGGAGTAATGGTAGTAGTCACATTTCAGCGATGGCTCAGGGTCTTTGCCGCCGCTTCTCGCTCCCAGAGATTAAACATGCTACCAAGAATTTTAGTGAATCTAATGTCATTGGTGTTGGAGGTTTCGGAAAGGTCTATAAAGGAGTTATTGACGATAAAATGAAAGTGGCTATTAAGAGATCAAACCCATCTTCAGAACAAGGAGTTAATGAGTTTTTCACTGAAATTGAGATGCTTTCAAAGCTAAGACACAAGCATTTGGTATCTCTGATTGGATTCTGTGAGGAGGATAATGAGATGTGTTTGGTTTATGACTACATGGCACTTGGAACTCTGAGGGAACATCTATATAAAACTAAAAGGCCAAAACTTTCATGGAAGCAAAGGCTGGATATTTGCATTGGAGCAGCCAGGGGTCTTCACTACCTCCACACAGGAGCAAAATACACTATCATTCACAGGGATGTCAAGACAACAAATATTCTCCTGGATGAGAATTGGATTGCCAAGGTTTCAGATTTCGGCCTGTCGAAAACTGGTCCCAACATGGAAAATGGCCATGTTAGTACTGTAGTAAAGGGCAGTTTTGGTTACTTGGATCCTGAATATTTCCGGAGACAACAATTGACAGAAAAATCTGATATCTACTCTTTCGGAGTAGTTCTTTTCGAGGTATTGTGTGCAAGGCCTGCTCTTAATCCTAACCTTCCGAAAGAACAAGTCAGTCTGGCTGATTGGGCTCTGCAATGTAAAAGAAAAGGGGTTCTGGAGGACATCATTGATCCCCATATAAAGGGGCAAATCAGCCAGGAATGCTTAAACAAGTTCGCCGATACAGCTGAGAAGTGCTTGTCTGACGTTGGATATGAGCGTCCCTCCATGGGAGATGTATTGTGGAATCTTGAGTTTGCACTCCAATTAGTGGATAACCCTGATGGTATATCAATTAGTGGTAGAAGTTATAGTTCTGAAGATGCACTAATAACCAGATACAATCCTACTGAGAATGAGCACGAAAATAGTGATGGATCTGATGGCAGTAGTATCATCTTCTCACAGATAGTAAATCCGACAGGACGatga
- the LOC123209148 gene encoding probable WRKY transcription factor 74 — MEEVEEANKAAVESCYRVLGLLSQHRDHQQVQYRNLAGETDEAVFRFKRVVSLLSSSFGHGRIRKLRNKKLSSSLPQSIFLDSPNYTPVFSPKPLQIIPADPMHSSPKFPLQAIPSPHVHFMHHQQQLQRLRFQQHQQKYQADMNMLYSSRSTNSGINLKFDGSSCTPTMSSTKSLVSSLSLDGSVANFDGNSFQLIGVPQHSSQISQQSKSTRCSGRGENVNMKCSTVGKCHCSKRRKHRIKRSIKVPAISNKVADIPPDEYSWRKYGQKPIKGSPHPRGYYKCSTVRGCPARKHVERCPADPSMLIVTYEGEHNHSRLQASQSAHT; from the exons ATGGAGGAGGTTGAAGAAGCAAACAAGGCTGCCGTTGAGAGCTGTTATAGAGTTCTTGGTTTGTTGTCTCAGCATAGAGATCATCAGCAAGTCCAGTACAGGAACTTGGCAGGCGAAACTGATGAAGCTGTGTTTAGATTCAAAAGAGTTGTGTCTCTTTTAAGCTCAAGTTTTGGTCATGGAAGAATCAGAAAGTTGAGGAATAAGAAACTTTCTTCATCTTTGCCTCAAAGTATTTTCTTAGACAGTCCTAATTACACACCAGTTTTTTCTCCAAAACCTCTCCAAATAATCCCAGCTGATCCTATGCACTCATCTCCAAAGTTCCCTCTCCAAGCAATACCATCTCCACACGTTCACTTTATGCATCATCAGCAACAGCTGCAAAGGTTGAGGTTTCAACAGCATCAACAGAAATATCAAGCTGATATGAATATGCTGTACTCTAGCAGGAGTACCAACAGTGGCATAAACCTCAAATTTGATGGCTCTAGTTGCACACCAACCATGTCCTCAACTAAGTCACTAGTATCATCCTTGAGCTTAGATGGAAGTGTTGCTAACTTTGATGGAAATTCTTTTCAATTGATTGGTGTGCCACAGCATTCAAGTCAGATCTCTCAACAGTCCAAGAGTACTAGGTGTTCTGGGAGGGGAGAGaatgtgaatatgaaatgtagTACTGTTGGTAAATGTCATTGCTCAAAGAGGAG GAAACACAGGATAAAGAGGTCAATCAAGGTGCCTGCCATCAGTAACAAGGTTGCAGATATTCCTCCTGATGAGTATTCATGGAGGAAATATGGACAGAAACCTATTAAGGGTTCTCCACATCCGAG GGGATACTACAAATGTAGTACTGTGAGAGGCTGCCCTGCAAGAAAGCATGTCGAGAGATGCCCTGCCGACCCTTCAATGCTAATTGTAACCTATGAAGGTGAGCACAACCATTCCAGGTTACAGGCATCACAATCAGCCCATACATGA
- the LOC123209147 gene encoding renalase: MATLISSSSSSFILQPLKPSKPSVISDPKFLPWTIISTSQPKTATRNAQKSNSRPRKRSSYGTSRRSILKKTFSQEQVTFSAPLSGDPHVGIIGGGMAGLACALSLDQKGVKSTVFDTGIHGLGGRMGTRIIDPQPLIFDHAAQFFTVSDSRFGQLVDAWLERGLVQQWEGLIGELEIGGRFVPFPSSPPRYVGINGMRPLADSLLTQTSMVNVVRPCWISKLEPFNGMWHLSEDGKPRGQFDIIVIAHNGKCANRLLGSSGLPLIARQMKRLELSSIWALLAAFGGPLPLGGEFTFEGAFVKGVDSLSWMANNSMKLLGSRNDGPQCWTFFSTAAYGKQNKVPQENIPTATAEKVKTGMLEGVEAALGLPRCSLQKPLYTRVQLWGAALPTNTPSIPCIFDPHGRAGICGDWLLGSSLECAALSGMALANHIVDYLQSGGVCPEEFAVGLHNEFQPLEGHDIGQFPGLESKEKEDLQTYQLTT, from the exons ATGGCCACCttaatttcatcttcatcttcttctttcatcCTTCAACCCCTTAAACCCTCAAAACCCTCAGTAATCTCCGACCCAAAGTTCCTTCCTTGGACCATTATATCAACTTCTCAGCCAAAAACAGCTACAAGAAATGCTCAAAAATCAAATTCCAGGCCTCGCAAAAGGTCCTCATATGGCACCTCAAGAAGGTCCATTCTCAAGAAAACCTTCTCTCAGGAGCAGGTAACTTTCTCTGCGCCCCTCTCTGGTGACCCCCACGTGGGGATAATTGGAGGAGGCATGGCGGGCCTTGCTTGTGCTTTGAGTCTGGACCAGAAAGGTGTTAAGTCTACTGTTTTTGATACG GGGATTCATGGTTTGGGAGGAAGAATGGGAACTAGAATAATTGATCCTCAACCACTAATATTTGATCATGCTGCTCAGTTCTTTACTGTGAGTGATTCGCGGTTTGGTCAGTTAGTTGATGCTTGGTTGGAGAGAGGTCTGGTGCAGCAGTGGGAAGGTTTGATTGGGGAGCTTGAAATTGGTGGCCGGTTTGTTCCATTTCCTTCTTCCCCTCCAAGATATGTTGGCATTAATGGGATGCGCCCTCTTGCTGACTCTTTATTGACCCAG ACGTCTATGGTCAATGTTGTGAGACCTTGCTGGATAAGTAAACTTGAGCCATTTAACGGGATGTGGCACTTGAGTGAGGATGGAAAACCTCGTGGGCAGTTTGATATAATTGTTATTGCTCATAATG GAAAATGTGCAAATCGCTTACTTGGTTCATCAGGCTTACCTCTTATTGCCAGACAAATGAAG AGGTTGGAACTCAGTTCCATATGGGCTCTCCTTGCAGCATTTGGGGGACCCCTTCCTCTAGGTGGGGAATTCACATTTGAAGGAGCCTTTGTTAAAGGAGTTGATTCTCTCTCATGGATGGCAAATAACTCAATGAAACTTTTGGGTTCTCGAAATGATGGTCCTCAATGTTGGACCTTTTTCAGCACTGCAGCTTATGGAAAGCAAAACAAGGTTCCACAG GAAAACATCCCAACTGCCACCGCAGAGAAGGTGAAAACAGGTATGCTTGAAGGTGTTGAAGCTGCACTTGGACTACCAAGGTGTTCACTTCAAAAGCCCCTTTACACTCGAGTCCAATTATG GGGTGCGGCCCTTCCAACTAATACTCCTAGTATCCCATGCATCTTTGACCCTCATGGAAGGGCTGGTATCTGCGGCGATTGGTTGCTGGGTTCAAGTTTAGAGTGTGCAGCCTTAAGTGGCATGGCTCTTGCTAATCAT ATAGTAGATTATTTACAAAGTGGTGGAGTTTGTCCTGAGGAGTTTGCTGTTGGTTTGCACAATGAGTTCCAGCCCCTTGAAGGACATGATATTGGACAATTTCCAGGCTTGGAATCCAAGGAAAAGGAAGATCTTCAAACATATCAACTTACCACTTGA
- the LOC123209150 gene encoding protein WVD2-like 1, translating into MGREPMDVHMDKKPNGVVKSNGASHDNVYVAPKISEDLIEAKDYDVKECTAENSVDGCCDKQDVVVVKSKNFDTDGAEDQNESHGSQKSSFPTPKPHGPAHVRTNKTVSQPFALATEKRASGINRRFGSETVADVNNVQTPMPKKMLQPSSPLTSKKLSQLDNKKFPDEEDNWSVASSTATSVRKVTVGTAPKFRSYERAEKRKEFYTKLEQKQRALEAEKTQCEARQKEEQEAAIKQLRKSMVVKANPVPSFYYEPPPLKTELKKLPLTRPKSPKLNSLSRRKSCSDVVTSPDGKEKVCARAQRHSLGTGKVESPASTTKVKVPGQNTNGSCKVKNQLKQAETTHASPQKITEQAIADISVES; encoded by the exons ATGGGGAGAGAGCCCATGGATGTACACATGGATAAGAAGCCAAATGGTGTTGTGAAGTCAAATGGTGCATCTCATGATAATGTTTATGTTGCCCCAAAAATTTCAGAAGACCTCATTGAAGCAAAGGACTATGATGTGAAAGAATGCACTGCAGAAAACTCTGTTGATGGTTGTTGTGACAAACAAGATGTAGTAGTTGTTAAAAGCAAAAACTTTGATACTGATGGGGCTGAGGATCAAAATGAGAGTCATGGATCTCAGAAGTCAAGCTTTCCTACACCTAAACCTCATGGTCCGGCTCATGTCCGTACAAATAAAACTGTCTCTCAGCCTTTTGCTCTGGCAACTGAAAAGCGTGCATCAGGCATAAATCGGCGGTTTGGGTCTGAAACTGTAGCTGATGTTAACAATGTCCAAACCCCTATGCCTAAGAAGATGTTACAG CCAAGCTCACCCCTGACATCAAAGAAGTTATCTCAACTTGATAATAAGAAGTTCCCAGATGAAGAAGATAATTGGTCTGTTGCTTCCTC TACTGCTACATCTGTCCGAAAGGTAACCGTTGGAACTGCTCCTAAATTTCGATCTTATGAACGTGCTGAGAAACGGAAGGAG TTCTACACAAAATTAGAGCAAAAGCAACGAGCATTAGAAGCAGAGAAAACCCAGTGTGAAGCAAGACAAAAG GAAGAGCAAGAAGCTGCCATTAAGCAGCTTAGAAAGAGCATGGTTGTCAAAGCAAATCCAGTTCCTAGTTTTTACTATGAGCCGCCCCCACTGAAGACTGAGCTTAAGAAG CTTCCATTGACAAGACCCAAATCTCCAAAACTAAACAGCTTAAGCCGGAGAAAGAGCTGCAGTGATGTAGTTACTTCCCCTGATGGCAAGGAAAAAGTTTGTGCTCGAGCACAGCGCCACAGCCTTGGTACCGGCAAAGTAGAATCCCCTGCATCCACTACAAAAGTTAAGGTGCCAGGACAGAATACTAATGGCTCTTGCAAGGTGAAAAACCAACTGAAGCAGGCAGAGACAACACATGCCTCCCCTCAGAAGATCACAGAGCAAGCCATTGCAGATATCAGTGTTGAGTCCTGA